A DNA window from Roseovarius sp. Pro17 contains the following coding sequences:
- a CDS encoding glycosyltransferase family 4 protein: MRIAYLTNQYPMVSHTFIRREILELERQGVEVDRFALRGWDAEIVDPQDQIERGQTRYTLKDGLLPLCGSMLRCLGRSPGQFWQALKAAMSMSRNSIRPWPYHLIYLAQACRIREWLHDRPADHLHAHFGTNPAEIALLVHLLGGPGYSFTIHGMDEADNAQQLAFDRKVKEARFVATISAFTRSQLMRHVSPELWPKIKVVHCGLSAEAFTDAPQPKPATPIFLCIGRLSPEKGHLILLEAFAAVLKDCPEPRLVLAGDGALRDQIEARLEALGLKASVRITGWISSDQIFQEIAACHTLVQPSFIEGLPVVIMEAMAQGRPVISTYVAGIPELVRPGETGWLVPAGNQDDLAQAMRESLATSSADRARMGKQALKRVRARHSIETEVKKLRMYFGGEDQT, from the coding sequence TTGCGCATAGCCTATCTGACAAACCAATACCCGATGGTGAGCCACACGTTCATCCGCCGTGAGATACTGGAACTTGAACGCCAGGGCGTAGAAGTGGACCGCTTTGCTCTGCGTGGCTGGGATGCCGAGATCGTAGATCCGCAGGACCAGATCGAGCGCGGCCAGACCCGTTATACCCTCAAGGACGGCCTTCTACCTCTGTGCGGTAGTATGCTGCGTTGTTTGGGGCGCAGCCCCGGACAATTCTGGCAGGCGCTGAAGGCGGCGATGTCCATGTCACGCAATTCCATCCGGCCATGGCCCTATCATCTGATCTATCTTGCTCAGGCTTGCCGTATCCGCGAATGGCTCCACGATCGCCCGGCCGATCACCTACATGCGCATTTCGGCACAAACCCCGCCGAAATTGCACTGCTGGTCCATTTGCTTGGGGGCCCCGGCTACAGCTTTACGATCCATGGCATGGACGAAGCCGACAATGCCCAGCAACTTGCCTTCGACCGCAAAGTCAAAGAGGCCCGGTTTGTCGCCACGATCAGTGCCTTTACGCGCAGTCAGTTGATGCGGCACGTGTCACCCGAACTTTGGCCCAAGATAAAGGTGGTTCATTGCGGGCTGTCGGCCGAGGCATTCACCGATGCGCCCCAGCCGAAACCTGCAACGCCGATCTTTCTCTGTATTGGGCGCCTGAGCCCCGAGAAGGGGCACCTGATCCTTCTTGAGGCGTTCGCTGCCGTACTCAAGGATTGCCCTGAGCCCCGGCTGGTTCTGGCCGGGGATGGAGCGTTGCGCGATCAAATCGAGGCGCGATTGGAAGCCCTCGGACTAAAGGCATCGGTCCGCATCACAGGCTGGATTTCGTCAGATCAGATTTTCCAAGAGATAGCTGCGTGCCACACCTTGGTTCAGCCAAGCTTTATCGAGGGGCTACCTGTGGTCATCATGGAAGCGATGGCGCAAGGCCGACCGGTAATTTCAACCTATGTGGCAGGAATTCCCGAGCTGGTCCGCCCGGGCGAAACAGGCTGGCTGGTGCCGGCGGGCAACCAGGATGATTTGGCGCAAGCGATGCGTGAAAGCCTTGCGACATCGTCAGCCGACAGGGCGCGCATGGGCAAGCAGGCCCTGAAACGGGTCCGCGCCCGCCATAGTATCGAAACCGAGGTAAAGAAATTGCGCATGTATTTCGGCGGAGAAGACCAGACATGA
- a CDS encoding glycosyltransferase → MSKNTTVGVVIIGRNEGERLLKCLASIPESIQQIIYVDSGSTDNSRQAAGAAGARVVELDMTRPFTAARARNAGFAELVSQGSVDFVQFIDGDCVLQPNWVEVSLEFLIRHPDAAVACGRRRELFPENSVYNRLCDQEWDTPVGRTSSCGGDALMRVSAFQEVDGFRDGMIAGEEPELCARLRAADWEIWRLDAEMTLHDAAIISIRQWWKRAWRSGHAFAEGAVLHGAAPERHSVAAVRRILIWGLALPIFILVLSIMISGWALLLFLIYPMQVVRLARRGGLGMRISWERAFFLVLGNFPEALGVLEYHWRRLVKKPAGIIEYK, encoded by the coding sequence ATGAGCAAGAACACTACCGTTGGCGTGGTCATTATCGGTCGCAATGAAGGAGAGCGCCTCCTCAAGTGCCTCGCATCGATCCCCGAGAGCATTCAGCAGATCATATACGTAGATTCCGGCTCCACCGATAATAGCCGGCAAGCTGCCGGGGCCGCAGGGGCGCGGGTTGTCGAACTCGACATGACCCGCCCCTTCACCGCGGCACGGGCCAGAAATGCTGGCTTTGCCGAACTCGTCTCTCAGGGGTCGGTGGACTTTGTTCAGTTCATCGATGGCGATTGTGTTCTTCAACCGAACTGGGTGGAGGTATCACTCGAATTTCTGATCCGGCACCCGGACGCGGCCGTCGCCTGTGGCCGCCGTCGCGAGCTTTTTCCGGAAAACTCCGTCTACAATCGACTGTGCGATCAGGAATGGGACACACCGGTAGGGCGCACGTCATCATGCGGCGGAGATGCCCTGATGCGCGTCTCGGCCTTTCAGGAGGTTGACGGTTTTCGGGATGGGATGATCGCGGGAGAAGAGCCGGAACTATGTGCCCGGCTGCGCGCCGCAGATTGGGAGATCTGGCGCTTGGACGCGGAAATGACACTTCACGACGCCGCTATCATCAGCATCAGGCAGTGGTGGAAGCGGGCATGGCGCAGCGGACATGCCTTTGCCGAGGGCGCAGTTTTGCACGGCGCGGCACCCGAGCGTCATAGCGTGGCTGCGGTTCGCCGTATTCTGATCTGGGGTCTGGCGTTGCCGATATTCATTCTGGTTCTGTCCATCATGATTTCTGGTTGGGCTCTTTTGCTGTTTCTGATTTACCCCATGCAGGTCGTTCGCCTAGCCCGGCGTGGCGGACTAGGCATGAGGATCAGTTGGGAACGAGCCTTTTTTCTGGTCTTGGGAAATTTTCCCGAAGCGCTTGGCGTTTTGGAATATCACTGGCGGCGTCTTGTGAAAAAGCCCGCCGGCATTATCGAGTACAAGTGA